A single region of the Arthrobacter sp. zg-Y20 genome encodes:
- the purQ gene encoding phosphoribosylformylglycinamidine synthase subunit PurQ, whose amino-acid sequence MGDFSVAPENDALRAVRVGVITFPGTLDDRDAARAVTIAGGTAVGLWHAEANLQSVDAVIIPGGFSYGDYLRAGAISRFAPLMEKVVDAAAGGMPVLGICNGFQILTEAHLLPGSMIKNNHLKFSCADQLLRVENNTTAWTSAYEPGAGMVIPLKNQDGQYVADEKTLDELEGEGRVVFRYDGENPNGSRRGIAGISNAAGNVVGLMPHPEHAVEPGFGPDSSAYGEVGLGYGTDGLRIFSSVLNSLVAGGK is encoded by the coding sequence ATTGGTGACTTCTCCGTCGCCCCTGAAAATGACGCCCTGCGGGCGGTCCGGGTTGGTGTGATCACCTTCCCCGGCACATTGGATGACCGCGACGCTGCCCGGGCCGTGACCATCGCCGGCGGCACCGCCGTCGGGCTGTGGCATGCCGAAGCGAACCTGCAGTCGGTGGATGCCGTAATCATTCCCGGCGGCTTCTCCTACGGCGATTACCTGCGCGCCGGTGCGATTTCCCGCTTCGCTCCGCTGATGGAAAAGGTGGTGGATGCCGCCGCGGGCGGCATGCCCGTGCTGGGCATCTGCAACGGCTTCCAGATCCTCACCGAGGCGCACCTGCTGCCCGGCTCCATGATCAAGAACAACCATTTGAAGTTCTCCTGCGCGGACCAGCTGCTGCGCGTGGAGAACAACACCACCGCCTGGACCTCGGCCTACGAGCCCGGTGCGGGCATGGTCATTCCGCTGAAGAACCAGGACGGCCAGTACGTTGCGGATGAAAAGACGCTGGACGAACTCGAGGGCGAAGGCCGGGTGGTGTTCCGTTACGACGGCGAAAACCCCAACGGCTCCCGCCGCGGCATTGCCGGCATCAGTAACGCCGCAGGCAACGTCGTCGGCCTGATGCCGCACCCCGAGCACGCCGTGGAACCGGGCTTCGGCCCGGATTCCTCCGCCTACGGCGAGGTGGGCCTGGGCTACGGCACCGACGGCCTGCGCATCTTCTCCTCAGTTCTCAACTCGCTCGTTGCCGGAGGCAAGTAA
- a CDS encoding SRPBCC domain-containing protein, which translates to MEPEPTGRVLRTGDQSYQLILTRGFPVPPADIWSALTDPAQAAAWFGRWEGHPARNSSFDLQMLYEEGLPWSRVQVRDCAAPELLRLLVGDDDGAWDLEIRLQDAAGGTRMEFIQHLADPTAAGSYGPGWEYYLDRLKAALNGTPAPEFGDYYPAQGPYFEEQARTALGAGYAG; encoded by the coding sequence ATGGAGCCAGAGCCCACCGGCCGGGTCCTCCGCACCGGAGACCAGTCCTACCAGCTGATCCTTACGCGCGGTTTTCCGGTGCCCCCGGCGGACATATGGTCCGCCCTCACCGATCCTGCTCAGGCGGCGGCGTGGTTCGGCCGCTGGGAAGGGCACCCGGCCCGGAACAGCAGTTTTGACCTGCAGATGCTTTACGAAGAGGGTCTGCCCTGGAGCCGGGTGCAGGTCCGGGATTGCGCGGCGCCTGAGCTGCTGCGGCTGCTGGTCGGGGACGACGACGGCGCCTGGGACCTGGAGATCCGGTTGCAGGACGCTGCCGGCGGAACGCGGATGGAATTCATCCAGCATCTGGCCGACCCCACTGCGGCCGGCAGCTACGGTCCGGGCTGGGAATACTACCTGGACCGGCTCAAAGCGGCACTGAACGGCACTCCTGCGCCGGAGTTCGGCGATTATTATCCGGCGCAGGGTCCTTACTTCGAGGAGCAGGCCCGGACCGCACTGGGAGCGGGTTACGCCGGTTGA
- the recR gene encoding recombination mediator RecR — protein MYEGAVQELIDELGRLPGVGPKSAQRIAFHILESDPDDMKKLATAIVTVKERVKFCTVCGNVTEQETCAICRDPRRDPTMICVVEESKDVIAVERTRSFRGRYHVLGGAINPIGGIGPDQLRIRELLSRLSDEQISEIIIATDPNLEGEATATYLVRMLKTLGIKVTRLASGLPVGGDLEYADEITLGRAFEGRRSMS, from the coding sequence GTGTACGAAGGTGCGGTTCAGGAACTCATCGATGAACTAGGCCGCCTGCCCGGCGTGGGGCCGAAGTCCGCCCAGCGCATTGCGTTCCACATCCTCGAGTCCGATCCCGATGACATGAAGAAGCTGGCCACGGCCATCGTCACGGTCAAGGAGCGGGTGAAATTCTGCACTGTGTGCGGCAACGTCACGGAGCAGGAAACCTGCGCCATCTGCCGCGATCCGCGGCGCGATCCCACCATGATCTGCGTGGTGGAGGAATCCAAGGACGTCATCGCGGTGGAACGCACCCGGTCCTTCCGCGGCCGCTACCACGTGCTGGGCGGCGCCATTAACCCCATCGGGGGCATCGGCCCGGACCAGCTGCGCATCCGTGAACTGCTCAGCCGGCTCTCCGACGAACAGATCTCCGAAATCATCATCGCCACCGATCCGAACCTCGAGGGTGAAGCCACCGCCACCTACCTGGTGCGGATGCTCAAGACCCTAGGCATCAAGGTCACCCGCCTTGCCTCCGGGCTGCCGGTGGGCGGAGACCTGGAATACGCCGACGAAATCACCCTGGGCCGGGCCTTCGAAGGCCGCCGCAGCATGTCCTAG
- a CDS encoding aspartate kinase gives MSLIVQKFGGSSVADAEGIKRVAKRVVDTHAAGNEVVVVVSAMGDSTDELLDLAGQITTLGNAREMDMLLSAGERISMALLAMAINQLGGSAQSFTGSQAGMITDAIHGKARIIDVSPHRIKTAIERGDIAIVAGFQGVSQDSHDITTLGRGGSDTTAVALAAALDADVCEIYTDVDGVYTADPRVVSSAQKIEKISSEEMLELAASGAKILHLRCVEYARRFGVPLHVRSSFSSHEGTWVLPSPDDKIKIQEGEPLEQPIISGVAHDRSEAKVTVVGVPDIPGKAAEIFGIVAGANSNIDMIVQNVSTKGSGRTDISFTLPIIDGKEAIDALNAAKDEVGFDTIQYNEQIGKLSLIGAGMRSNPGVSHRFFEALHHAGVNIDMISTSEIRISVVTSAKLLDTAVRAVHAAFGLDGEDEATVYGGTGR, from the coding sequence ATGAGCCTGATAGTGCAGAAATTCGGCGGTTCCTCCGTAGCGGACGCCGAAGGCATCAAGCGCGTGGCCAAGCGCGTGGTGGATACCCATGCCGCCGGCAACGAAGTGGTGGTAGTGGTTTCCGCCATGGGCGACAGCACCGATGAGCTCCTCGATCTGGCCGGACAAATCACCACCCTGGGCAACGCCCGGGAAATGGACATGCTGCTCAGCGCCGGAGAACGCATTTCAATGGCCCTGCTGGCCATGGCCATCAACCAGCTGGGCGGCTCCGCGCAGTCCTTCACCGGCAGCCAGGCCGGCATGATCACGGATGCCATCCATGGCAAGGCCCGCATCATCGATGTCTCCCCGCACCGGATCAAAACAGCCATTGAGCGCGGCGACATCGCCATCGTGGCCGGCTTCCAGGGCGTCAGCCAGGACAGCCACGACATCACCACCCTCGGCCGCGGCGGCTCGGACACCACTGCCGTAGCGCTGGCCGCTGCCTTGGATGCCGATGTCTGCGAGATCTACACCGACGTCGACGGCGTGTACACCGCCGATCCGCGGGTGGTTTCGAGCGCGCAGAAGATCGAGAAGATTTCCAGCGAGGAAATGCTGGAACTGGCCGCTTCCGGGGCCAAGATCCTGCACCTGCGCTGCGTGGAATACGCCCGCCGCTTCGGTGTGCCGCTGCACGTCCGCTCATCCTTCAGCTCACACGAGGGAACCTGGGTACTGCCCAGCCCCGACGACAAGATCAAGATTCAAGAGGGAGAACCCTTGGAACAGCCCATCATCTCCGGTGTTGCCCACGACCGTTCCGAAGCCAAGGTCACGGTGGTGGGTGTCCCTGACATCCCCGGCAAGGCTGCTGAGATCTTCGGCATTGTGGCCGGGGCGAACTCCAACATCGACATGATCGTGCAGAACGTCTCCACCAAGGGTTCGGGACGGACCGACATCTCCTTCACGCTGCCGATCATCGACGGCAAGGAGGCCATTGATGCGCTGAACGCCGCCAAGGACGAGGTCGGTTTCGACACCATCCAGTACAACGAGCAGATCGGCAAGCTTTCCCTCATCGGTGCCGGAATGCGTTCCAACCCGGGTGTATCGCACCGCTTCTTCGAGGCCCTGCACCACGCCGGGGTCAACATCGACATGATCTCCACCTCGGAGATCCGGATTTCCGTAGTGACCAGTGCCAAGTTGCTGGACACGGCCGTGCGCGCGGTCCATGCGGCGTTCGGGCTCGACGGCGAGGACGAGGCCACGGTTTACGGCGGCACCGGGCGCTAG
- a CDS encoding 3-methyladenine DNA glycosylase → MIPSAHPVVLPQDQWLPRQAAHEARVRPFTEDYLQRRSAGRKHPVEDFLFTYYSQKPGQLLRWHPGAGVVLTGEAARERAGWKFYRNLTADETAAAGLDGATPAVTVDVAGFAAARGEAAAFTAMLLSRTAARKPVLGCFGMHEWAMAYKSEDNGIRHDYLQLRLGAQGTDELVERSKIRCTHFDAFRFYTPEAVPLNELTPTRENQRDLEQPGCLHANMDLYKWAYKLVPLLPSELVMDCFELSWRIRMMDMRASPYDLEDWGYAPIPVETPQGRAEYAAAQRAFAEESQQLRARILDLLAQLGEQPWSQSPPAGSSAPETSPTS, encoded by the coding sequence GTGATACCTTCCGCCCATCCCGTTGTCCTCCCCCAGGACCAGTGGCTGCCTCGCCAGGCAGCGCACGAAGCACGTGTGCGCCCCTTCACCGAGGACTACCTGCAGCGCCGCTCCGCCGGACGCAAGCACCCCGTGGAAGATTTCCTCTTCACCTACTATTCCCAAAAGCCGGGCCAGCTGCTGCGCTGGCACCCGGGCGCCGGCGTCGTCCTGACCGGTGAGGCTGCACGCGAACGTGCGGGCTGGAAGTTCTACCGAAACCTCACGGCAGACGAAACGGCCGCGGCCGGACTGGACGGCGCCACCCCGGCCGTGACGGTGGACGTGGCCGGGTTCGCCGCAGCACGAGGTGAAGCGGCGGCCTTTACCGCCATGCTGCTCTCCCGCACGGCCGCCCGGAAACCGGTGCTGGGCTGCTTCGGCATGCACGAGTGGGCCATGGCGTACAAGTCCGAGGACAACGGGATCCGCCACGACTACCTGCAGCTGCGGCTGGGTGCGCAGGGCACCGACGAACTGGTGGAGCGCAGCAAAATCCGCTGCACCCACTTCGACGCCTTCCGGTTCTACACCCCCGAAGCCGTACCCCTGAACGAACTGACCCCCACCCGTGAAAACCAGCGGGACCTGGAACAGCCCGGCTGCCTGCACGCCAACATGGACCTGTACAAATGGGCGTACAAGCTTGTCCCGCTGCTGCCCAGCGAGCTGGTGATGGATTGCTTCGAGCTGTCCTGGCGGATCCGGATGATGGACATGCGCGCCTCGCCATATGACCTTGAGGACTGGGGTTATGCACCCATTCCAGTGGAGACACCGCAGGGGCGGGCGGAGTATGCTGCCGCGCAACGGGCATTTGCCGAGGAATCACAGCAGCTCCGGGCCCGCATCCTGGACCTGCTGGCCCAATTGGGAGAGCAGCCATGGAGCCAGAGCCCACCGGCCGGGTCCTCCGCACCGGAGACCAGTCCTACCAGCTGA
- a CDS encoding serine protease inhibitor — translation MIRPRRTGFPLLLLCSVLVLAACGSNAGTPGDDSSASASATPGVSPSAASPTASAPAPTSAPAPVPGQAAAASLTVEFMADGQNTTDTWTLQCEGTTPLPGSNVPDPAAACALLAGQGATLFAEPEAGMMCTQIIAGMQRAHVTGTVNGSAVDASFALTDGCQISRWENLTALLGPANGSL, via the coding sequence ATGATCCGTCCCCGCCGCACCGGCTTCCCCCTGCTGCTGCTCTGTTCCGTGCTGGTTTTGGCCGCCTGCGGCTCTAACGCCGGCACCCCTGGCGATGACAGCTCGGCCTCCGCCTCTGCCACTCCCGGGGTTTCGCCCTCCGCAGCATCCCCAACTGCCTCCGCTCCGGCTCCCACCTCCGCTCCGGCCCCCGTCCCCGGTCAGGCAGCCGCAGCCTCCCTCACGGTGGAATTCATGGCGGACGGCCAGAACACCACTGACACTTGGACCCTGCAGTGCGAGGGCACCACCCCGCTCCCCGGCTCAAATGTTCCCGATCCTGCGGCGGCCTGTGCCCTGCTGGCCGGGCAGGGGGCAACGCTTTTCGCCGAACCGGAGGCCGGCATGATGTGCACGCAGATCATTGCCGGCATGCAGCGCGCCCATGTAACCGGGACCGTCAACGGGAGCGCGGTGGACGCGTCCTTCGCGTTAACCGACGGCTGCCAGATCTCCCGCTGGGAAAACCTGACCGCCCTGCTGGGCCCGGCCAACGGCAGCCTGTAA
- a CDS encoding VanZ family protein, whose translation MFLAGVGLSALIEAVQAFVPVLGRSCTATDWLANSAGALTGAVLAAAALWIHRARTRRRLPAESPLQPVKPEP comes from the coding sequence ATGTTCCTTGCCGGTGTCGGTCTGTCGGCACTGATCGAGGCGGTCCAGGCGTTCGTCCCCGTGCTCGGCCGCAGCTGCACCGCCACGGACTGGCTGGCCAACAGTGCCGGCGCCCTGACAGGAGCCGTGCTGGCGGCAGCCGCCCTGTGGATCCACCGGGCCCGCACCCGGCGGCGGCTACCCGCGGAATCCCCGCTCCAACCGGTTAAGCCGGAACCCTAG
- a CDS encoding ABC transporter ATP-binding protein, with protein MGNNSAESTGIVAEGIQRSFGSVQAIRAMDFTAPAGEVTALIGPNGSGKTTLLLILASLLAPDAGSVRINGFDPLTQAGAVRATVGWMPDTLGTWESLTATEILTTMGAFYGLGRSAAAARAAELLDTVHLTEYADQPARVLSRGQQQRLSLARALIHDPSVLLLDEPASGLDPASRVDLRVLLRRLTGEGKTILVSSHVLSELDEMADRAVFVARGETVKTQSLSDAGTQERWYTVRALDTGKLLRQVDAQQLQYRQPQDQQRPHVQIRVSGEDAAAELLRNLVLADVGVTAFAPSGGALEETYMSLETDRR; from the coding sequence ATGGGGAATAACAGTGCCGAGAGCACGGGCATAGTCGCCGAGGGAATCCAGCGCAGTTTCGGTAGCGTGCAGGCGATCCGTGCCATGGATTTCACGGCACCCGCCGGGGAAGTGACGGCGCTGATCGGCCCGAACGGTTCAGGCAAAACCACGCTCCTGCTCATTCTTGCCTCCCTGCTGGCACCCGATGCCGGTTCCGTGCGGATCAACGGGTTCGACCCGCTGACCCAAGCCGGTGCGGTGCGCGCCACCGTGGGCTGGATGCCGGACACGCTGGGAACCTGGGAATCGCTGACCGCCACGGAAATCCTGACCACCATGGGGGCCTTCTACGGATTGGGCCGGTCCGCTGCCGCTGCCCGTGCTGCCGAACTGCTGGACACCGTGCACCTGACCGAATACGCGGACCAGCCCGCACGCGTTCTGTCCCGGGGGCAGCAGCAGCGGCTGAGCCTGGCCCGGGCGCTGATCCACGACCCCTCCGTACTGCTGCTGGACGAGCCCGCGTCCGGCCTTGACCCGGCCTCTCGGGTGGACCTGCGGGTGCTGCTGCGACGGCTGACCGGCGAGGGTAAAACGATTCTGGTCTCCTCGCATGTGCTCTCCGAGCTGGATGAAATGGCGGACCGGGCAGTTTTCGTGGCGCGCGGTGAAACCGTGAAGACCCAGTCGCTTTCCGACGCCGGCACGCAGGAACGCTGGTACACCGTCCGTGCGCTGGACACCGGGAAACTGCTGCGGCAGGTGGATGCGCAGCAGCTCCAATACCGGCAGCCGCAGGACCAGCAGCGGCCCCACGTACAGATCCGGGTGTCCGGCGAGGACGCAGCCGCCGAACTGCTGCGCAACCTGGTGCTTGCCGACGTCGGCGTCACCGCCTTCGCCCCGTCCGGCGGTGCCCTGGAAGAGACCTACATGAGTTTGGAAACCGATCGCCGATGA
- a CDS encoding DUF4442 domain-containing protein, translated as MKLLKAQPGTVRRFMNIWPPFAFTGIRVTRLDPDYLGVSVRLREHWWNRNVAGVHFGGSLFAMTDPFWMMLLLHHLGKDHVVWDKSAEVDFIKPGNGEVTAEFTLAKADVERLRKLAANGDKVLEWFSVDITDKTGAVVARVRKQVYIRRKRESRDAVAPAAGDTAAG; from the coding sequence GTGAAACTGCTCAAAGCACAACCGGGTACCGTCCGCCGGTTTATGAACATCTGGCCGCCGTTCGCCTTCACCGGAATCCGGGTCACCCGCCTGGATCCGGACTATCTGGGCGTTTCGGTGCGGCTGCGTGAGCACTGGTGGAACCGGAATGTTGCCGGTGTGCATTTCGGCGGTTCGCTCTTCGCCATGACCGACCCGTTCTGGATGATGCTCCTGCTGCACCACCTCGGCAAAGACCACGTGGTGTGGGACAAGTCCGCGGAAGTCGATTTCATCAAGCCCGGCAACGGCGAGGTCACCGCCGAGTTCACGCTGGCTAAGGCCGACGTCGAGCGTCTCCGTAAGTTGGCTGCTAACGGGGACAAGGTCCTTGAGTGGTTCTCGGTGGACATCACGGACAAGACCGGTGCGGTGGTGGCGCGGGTGCGCAAGCAGGTCTACATCCGACGGAAGCGGGAGAGCCGGGACGCCGTTGCTCCCGCCGCGGGGGACACCGCAGCAGGTTAG
- a CDS encoding ABC transporter permease subunit — translation MSTLSQSPVVSPLGYASGVRSVFALEMKQRLRTRSWYVLLTVWFFVIGLVAMLTALNAGSQQGQRGPVLFELMVGFVLFFGLLLAPALSANGVNGDRAAGTLAILQVTLLRPGQILAGKWLAAWVASLGFLVASVPFLLWALVLGGVRPLSALVAVVMLAVELGIVCAVGVGVSALAARPLFSIVVTYMLVALLGLGTLIAFGLSTTLTEGTVRASPVQYSQSVPFDPENYECVGEVQDMPALRTERVAWILAANPFVIVADAMPAQSGKPGVESGVMESISILVREAQAGPESGMPCVNGEKKPGVTAGSLAVTPIWPLGLGIQLAVAALLLFLGRRRLVTPVRNLSAGTRIA, via the coding sequence ATGAGTACCCTGAGCCAAAGTCCGGTTGTTTCCCCGCTTGGTTACGCCAGCGGCGTGCGGTCCGTGTTTGCCCTGGAAATGAAGCAGCGGCTGCGCACGCGCAGCTGGTACGTCCTGCTGACGGTCTGGTTTTTCGTCATTGGGCTCGTCGCGATGCTGACGGCCTTGAACGCCGGCTCCCAGCAGGGCCAGCGAGGCCCGGTCCTGTTCGAGCTGATGGTCGGCTTTGTCCTGTTCTTCGGCCTGCTGCTGGCCCCGGCCCTGTCAGCCAACGGGGTGAACGGTGACCGCGCCGCGGGCACCCTGGCTATTTTGCAGGTCACGCTGCTGCGGCCCGGCCAAATTTTGGCCGGCAAGTGGCTGGCGGCATGGGTGGCTTCGCTCGGTTTCCTGGTAGCGAGCGTACCGTTCCTGCTCTGGGCGCTCGTCCTGGGCGGGGTCCGTCCGCTCTCCGCGCTCGTGGCCGTAGTGATGCTGGCCGTGGAACTGGGGATTGTGTGCGCCGTGGGGGTGGGAGTTTCGGCGCTGGCCGCCCGTCCGCTGTTCTCCATTGTGGTGACCTACATGCTGGTGGCCCTACTGGGGTTGGGTACCCTGATTGCCTTTGGGCTCAGCACCACACTGACCGAGGGAACGGTTCGTGCCAGTCCGGTCCAGTACTCCCAGTCCGTGCCTTTCGACCCGGAAAACTACGAGTGCGTGGGAGAAGTGCAGGATATGCCGGCGCTGCGCACCGAACGGGTCGCCTGGATCCTCGCCGCCAATCCCTTTGTGATTGTTGCCGACGCCATGCCGGCGCAGAGCGGAAAACCCGGCGTCGAGAGCGGAGTCATGGAAAGCATCAGCATTCTCGTCCGCGAGGCCCAGGCCGGTCCCGAGAGCGGGATGCCGTGCGTGAACGGCGAGAAGAAACCGGGCGTCACGGCCGGCTCACTGGCCGTCACGCCGATCTGGCCGCTGGGGCTGGGAATCCAGCTTGCCGTGGCCGCGCTGCTGCTCTTCCTGGGACGACGCCGGCTGGTGACGCCGGTGCGGAACCTCTCTGCCGGAACGCGGATCGCCTAG
- the purS gene encoding phosphoribosylformylglycinamidine synthase subunit PurS produces MPRIVVDVMPKPEILDPQGKAIAGALPRLGLTGFTGVRQGKRFELTVDGEVTPEILEQARNAAATLLSNPVIEDVTRVEVLPEA; encoded by the coding sequence ATGCCCCGGATCGTTGTTGATGTAATGCCCAAACCCGAGATCCTGGATCCGCAGGGAAAAGCCATTGCCGGGGCGCTGCCCCGCTTGGGGCTGACCGGGTTCACCGGCGTCCGGCAGGGCAAGCGTTTTGAGCTCACCGTGGACGGGGAGGTCACCCCGGAAATCCTGGAGCAGGCCCGCAACGCCGCCGCGACGCTGCTCTCCAACCCCGTGATCGAAGACGTTACCCGCGTCGAAGTTCTCCCGGAGGCCTGA